Part of the Oncorhynchus mykiss isolate Arlee chromosome 26, USDA_OmykA_1.1, whole genome shotgun sequence genome is shown below.
AGATCTATATTTCTTGGACTGTGTACGGATCCTACCGCTAATTTTCTTTGAGGGCAATATTTATCACTACCAAATGCACTTGGCCTAGGGGCATTTAGGTTGGCTGCCGCAAAACGAGGACCTACCCCTACCATACCCGGGGAGGGGTAATAACCTCCAGACCATCTGTGGTAGAAGGGTACTATATCTCTCATGAAGCTGTCCATGCGCCGAGATGCAGTGATACCTTGCCCATGCTTCAGTTTGGTTGGCAGGTGGTTTGACAAATTTGTCATAGATAAGTGCATTGCTCCAGACCCCTTTGCGGTGGTATGGGTTGTTCTGTTCTTGTCCCCAGTTCCATTCAGGTTTTTTTCCACATAAGCTTTGTGCCTTGGCTAGGCTTTGTTCATATATTCCTTTTAGGCTAGTTATATTTAGAGTCACCCATGGTGTCTGGCGGGGTCCCACCAGACCTGGGTTGCTTCTGTTGTGGGTGGTAAAACAGGTCCACCCTGTCTTTGtaatacatcaaatcaaaatcaaatcaaatttatttatatagcccttcgtacatcagctgatatctcaaagtgctgtacagaaacccagcctaaaaccccaaacagcaagcaatgcaggtgtagaaccacggtggctaggaaaaactccctagaaaggccaaaacctaggaagaaacctagagaggaaccaagctatgtggggtggccagtcctcttctggctgtgccgggtggagattataacaaaacatggtcaagatgttcaaatgttcataaatgaccagcatggtcgaataataataaggcagaatagttgaaactggagcagcagcacagtcaggtggactggggacagcaaggagtcatcatgtcaggtattcctggggcaaagtcctagggctcaggtcctccgagagagagagagaaagaaagagagaattagagagagcatatgtgggatggccagtcctcttctggctgtgccgggtggagattataacagaacatggccaagatgttcaaatgttcataaatgaccagcatggtcgaataataataaggcagaacagttgaaactggagcagcagcacagccaggtggactggggacagcaaggagtcatcatgtcaggtagtcctggggcatggtcctagggctcaggtcctccgagagagagaaagagagtaggagagaattagagaacgcacacttagattcacacaggacaccaatcAGCAATGAGTCTATCATCTGTTCCCATTCAGAGGTGTCACTTGAGGCAGAGGGTGATTCTTCCTGACACCAGTCAGGTTCAATAGTTGGTTGGCTTGAGTCGTCTTCTGGTGGTTTTGCCCAATCCGGTATTTCAGTAGGCGaggtcatctctgtctctacccttggTGGGTGAGACAGGGGAAGAGGACCAGGAGGTAGATCCATTTGGCGTTTTACTACACTTTAGTAAAGAATAATTTAATATTTGAGAATACTCTatttccatattgtccatttgtGAGCGACTGGGTTTAAATGAGTATTTTTTTCTACACTCACACAGGAGTAATTAAGGCCTAGTTTTACGCATAcatataattattataattttgtatattttgatttggggTGCACTAACTGTGGCCATGTACACACCACAACAATGTTCGCCTGCTGAGCTATAGCATAGGCAATAACTAGGTTAATGTCTTCAAGTCTCAGGCAAGGTTATATATGCACAATTTTGGTAATGTTTCTACTTACTCAGTCAGATAAACTCATGGGTACCATAATCATGTCTCTGTTTGCATTTTGAAGAAAGTTAAAGGTAGTTTCGCTAgaaactagcgttagcgcaatgacttgaAGTCTTCGGGATCAGCTAGCATTCTAGATACTGTTATGACGTAAAATTGTGACTAGAACATCAGTGTTCTGTGTGCATTTTAATGGCCTTTGCATTGTTTGAAAAAGTCCCACTCACACAAAACAAATGTTTAAGGCATCATTTATTTTGGTCATTATGCTTTACATGACTAGGAATCTTTGGGGATATAATAATGTTGTTAATAAACAATTTGTATTTGTATGACAGTATTTTGTGGTGTGTTATATCTTGTATTATTTCTAATAGTCAATTTAACCATTGCCATTTCACAATATTCAAGTCACATACAAGGAAGTCAGGTACAAAATGGTGCACAGAAAGTAATTATGAACTTTTAATAAGGTTATCGAATCGGTCACCAAAAACAAGGTTGTACaaaaacacagacatacacaaaaCAAGAATCACCTGctgtaataataatttaaaacaaAAACTTTTTCAAGACACAACATAGCCATAACATCTAAATTTCACATGTTGCCTCCACTCACAAAAAATACAATTCTGAATCATTGGTAACTTTGTTGATTGCCTCCCCATCCCTGATAACCTCTTAGATAAATTATTTCCTTCTTCTTAGCACCCATTTCTTGGATTTTTCAAGTCGAGATGCTTCTATTACTCAAAGAAAGAGACAACTGCCTGGTTGGGAAAGACAGAGAGTTTACTTGTTTGAGAAATAGCTTGCAGATTTAGTTGTGTTGTTATTGGGTGACACCGTATCACGTTGAAGCGATAAGGAACCCAGAGAAAGAGCAGTGGACATTCTCAGCGGCAAAAACGCCATTGGCCTCATCATCGGGAATCTGAAGGTAGACTGTGTCGTTCACATCGAGCATAAGGACAGTGCTACCGGACATCTGGTCCAGGAAGCCCTTGTTGTACTCATCATAGCTGAACATGACTGGCTTGTCGTTCTTGTACAGAGCCACCAGAGCATGAGCCCCATTCACGTGAATGGTGTATGAGAAGTAGTAGACTCCAGGAACCTGGCAAGTGAACTGCCCAGTGGTAGTGTCATAGTGATTCTCCGCATTGTACACCTCATTGTCAAACTTAATAGGTTCCCCAGATGGAGGATAAGGCCTagccagagaaacagagaaagcaGACATAGGGGCCTTAACAAGAGTAGGCACCATGACCTCACCCATGCCCATGCTCTTTTCAAGAAAGAACTCGCCGGGAGGACCAGGTGGGCCGGGAGGGCCAGCAGGGCCTTGGCCACCATCCTGACCATCAGCACCAGGGAGCCCAGGGGGACCGAGAGGGCCAAGGATTCCCTTAGCGGCCAGTCCAGCTGGGCCAGGTGCTCCAGGGAGACCAGGGTGTCCTTTAAGGCCAGGTGTACCTGCGGCACCAGTAGGCCCAACAGGTCCTCTGGGACCTGAGGCTCCAGCAGCTCCAGCCTCACCTGCCTCACCATTGCGCCCTGGGAAACCTTTGGGCCCGGCAGGTCCTGGGACACCTGAAGCACCAGTTGAACCTGTGTGACCAGTGTCACCTTTGTTACCTGGAGCTCCAGTAGCTCCCATGGCACCAGTTGGGCCTGTTGCTCCAGTATTACCTTGCTTTCCCTGGAAACCTTGTGCTCCCTGATCTCCCTTATATCCCTTTGGTCCCTGGGGTCCCATTGCACCTGTGTCACCTTTGGGACCCATTTCCCCAATATCTCCCTGGAAGCCTCTTGCACCCTGAGGACCAGTGAGACCCATGGGCCCAGTAGCACCAGTAGCACCGGTATATCCCTGTGCTCCTGGCTCACCCTTCTGACCTGTTGTGCCTGTGCTTCCTACAACTCCCCTCTCACCCTTCTGTCCATTTGCTCCTGGCTTTCCATATCCAGGGATACCGGGAGCACCAGTTGCTCCCGTTGCTCCCTGATGACCTTTAGGACCAGCTGCACCAGGCATACCTGGAGCCCCATTATCACCTGGTTTTCCAGGCAGACCAACACCAGGAGCCCCTGTGTGGCCCTTAGCACCTGGCAAACCCATGGGACCAGCGCCCCCATCCCTACCTGGGCTACCTGACTTTCCTGCTTCACCAGGGATTCCTGGCTTGCCTGGCTTTCCAACTCCGGCTGCTCCAGGCTGCCCAGATGGTCCCATAGGTCCCACAGCCCCTGTCTCACCTTGTGCCCCTGGGATACCCACTCCTCTATCACCCTTAGCTCCTGGCAAACCAGGCATACCTGGATGTCCCTTAAGGCCTGTTTCCCCTCTTGGCCCCATTGCTCCGGGCAGACCATGAGGTCCAGGCTTGCCAGTGGAAGAGATCCCAGCTGGTCCGGAACTTCCCGTAGGTCCAGGCATGCCCCTAGGTCCTTGAAGTCCAGCTGTGCCCACGTCTCCTTTCTTGCCAGCTGCGCCAGGAACACCAGGCTTACCAGGCCCACCTGAGGAACCAGGCTTGCCAGGTGCGGAGTAGCCAGCAGGTCCGGGTGGTCCGGCAGGGCCCTCGGGTCCAGGCTGTCCCACAGCACTTTCCCCTGGAGGGCCAGGTGGGCCAGGGGGGCCTTCTGGGCCGGGCTCACCTGGCGCACCGGGCTCTCCCGCCACCGACACCACTGTGAGGAAATAGCAAGTCACCTTATTAATACCAAAGATGAAAAATTAAATGTGTTATTGGCAAATGTCTGTTGGAAATATGttttacattttcaaaaacaAATTCAAGGAATAGTAATTAATATGTACTATCACGTGTTCTCTGCTGGT
Proteins encoded:
- the LOC110506256 gene encoding collagen alpha-1(X) chain, with translation MEVRVLSILILLVALTAVHGSGSYVVKKVMKVAPQYQPYSVKSHVVSVAGEPGAPGEPGPEGPPGPPGPPGESAVGQPGPEGPAGPPGPAGYSAPGKPGSSGGPGKPGVPGAAGKKGDVGTAGLQGPRGMPGPTGSSGPAGISSTGKPGPHGLPGAMGPRGETGLKGHPGMPGLPGAKGDRGVGIPGAQGETGAVGPMGPSGQPGAAGVGKPGKPGIPGEAGKSGSPGRDGGAGPMGLPGAKGHTGAPGVGLPGKPGDNGAPGMPGAAGPKGHQGATGATGAPGIPGYGKPGANGQKGERGVVGSTGTTGQKGEPGAQGYTGATGATGPMGLTGPQGARGFQGDIGEMGPKGDTGAMGPQGPKGYKGDQGAQGFQGKQGNTGATGPTGAMGATGAPGNKGDTGHTGSTGASGVPGPAGPKGFPGRNGEAGEAGAAGASGPRGPVGPTGAAGTPGLKGHPGLPGAPGPAGLAAKGILGPLGPPGLPGADGQDGGQGPAGPPGPPGPPGEFFLEKSMGMGEVMVPTLVKAPMSAFSVSLARPYPPSGEPIKFDNEVYNAENHYDTTTGQFTCQVPGVYYFSYTIHVNGAHALVALYKNDKPVMFSYDEYNKGFLDQMSGSTVLMLDVNDTVYLQIPDDEANGVFAAENVHCSFSGFLIAST